Proteins encoded in a region of the Mucilaginibacter sabulilitoris genome:
- a CDS encoding DUF5686 and carboxypeptidase regulatory-like domain-containing protein yields MKSTLLFILICISGTHVFAQQISVSGKITDENNKPVPFASVYIKNTTKGVSANSEGVYQLQVATGTYDLQYKAVGYSQQSRHIELTSSEVINISLQTETYQLKAISIRAGGEDPAYAIIRKAIKKRKTYLNEVNAYTCDIYIKGLQKLLAAPKKFLIFDVQKTTNEAGLDSNRTGIVYLSESESKYSFIRPDKVHEVQVSSKVSGNNQAFSFNRASDMAVNFYENFETWDGLSNRPLVSPIADNALFYYNYKWMGISVENGETINKIQVSPKRAHDPCFEGYIYILEDSWRLSGLQLYITKKANINFVDTLKVNQQFYPVNNKAWMPANIKFEFTGGLLGFKVGGYYILMYKNYDLNPDFGKTNFAEVLHIDKGVNKDSVYWNQERPIPLTEEEKTDYRNKEKLAIKRQSKAYLDSLDKANNKIKLTDLLLTGMNTRNRYKKESYHYDGLLGSMLYNTIEGFAINYGASYSKMVDTVDHRYLVVNGKVRYGFSNHLLNGTAGVAIPIKRFTLNLTGGSDITDLNNQQPVSTLVNSLYTLFERQNYQKLYQKQFASASLSGRVTGGLQGSIYAEWANRRPLSNSTTYSFFSPQNHQFTSNNPLVPDQDVPLFPENQSFRVGLRGSYDFSNKYETYPSGRRYLPSKYPTIGINYVKGIKNVFGSDVDYDLLSFDVSKSAIDMGFYGKTSFFVGAGKFLNNNKLFYPDYKQFNGNQLLAYTPGINRFLLLDYYNFSTPDKYLEAHLEHNFMGFITNKIPIIRKFKLQEIININYLYTPTLKNYTELGFGLQYINIRAMYGISYNSGSKVNSAFRLGINF; encoded by the coding sequence ATGAAGTCTACCTTATTGTTTATCCTGATTTGTATATCGGGTACCCACGTGTTTGCCCAGCAAATTAGTGTCAGCGGCAAAATAACCGATGAAAACAATAAACCTGTCCCCTTTGCATCCGTTTATATAAAAAACACCACTAAAGGCGTATCTGCCAATAGCGAGGGCGTGTATCAGCTCCAGGTAGCTACAGGAACTTATGATTTGCAATATAAGGCTGTAGGCTATAGTCAGCAAAGCCGCCATATTGAGCTTACAAGCAGCGAGGTAATAAACATATCACTTCAAACAGAAACCTACCAATTAAAGGCCATATCCATACGTGCAGGCGGCGAAGATCCTGCTTATGCTATTATCCGTAAAGCCATTAAAAAACGAAAAACCTATTTAAACGAGGTTAACGCCTATACCTGCGACATCTACATCAAGGGTCTGCAAAAGCTGCTGGCCGCCCCTAAGAAATTCCTGATTTTTGATGTGCAGAAAACTACAAATGAAGCCGGGCTCGACTCTAACCGCACCGGAATAGTTTACCTATCAGAATCTGAGTCAAAATACAGCTTTATCAGGCCTGATAAGGTACACGAAGTTCAGGTATCGTCAAAGGTATCGGGGAACAACCAGGCGTTCAGCTTTAACCGTGCCTCGGATATGGCCGTTAACTTTTATGAAAACTTTGAAACGTGGGATGGGTTAAGTAACCGGCCCCTGGTGTCGCCCATTGCTGATAATGCCCTATTTTATTACAACTATAAATGGATGGGGATATCCGTTGAAAACGGTGAAACCATTAACAAGATACAGGTGAGCCCAAAACGTGCCCACGACCCGTGTTTTGAAGGTTACATTTATATACTGGAAGACAGCTGGCGACTTTCGGGACTGCAGCTTTACATCACCAAAAAAGCGAATATTAATTTTGTTGATACCCTGAAGGTAAACCAGCAGTTTTACCCTGTAAATAACAAGGCCTGGATGCCGGCCAATATTAAGTTTGAATTTACCGGTGGCCTGCTGGGCTTTAAGGTTGGCGGGTATTATATTCTGATGTACAAAAACTATGATCTTAATCCCGATTTTGGCAAAACAAACTTTGCGGAGGTACTGCACATAGACAAAGGGGTGAACAAAGATTCGGTATATTGGAACCAGGAGCGGCCAATACCGCTTACGGAGGAGGAAAAAACTGATTATAGGAATAAAGAGAAACTGGCTATAAAACGACAGTCGAAAGCCTACCTCGATTCGCTGGATAAGGCAAACAACAAAATAAAATTAACCGATTTGCTGTTAACCGGGATGAATACCCGTAACCGCTACAAAAAGGAATCATACCATTACGACGGATTGCTCGGCTCAATGCTTTATAATACGATTGAGGGATTTGCCATTAATTACGGCGCATCATACAGTAAAATGGTTGATACCGTTGATCACCGTTACCTTGTTGTAAACGGCAAGGTGCGCTACGGCTTTTCCAATCATTTACTTAACGGAACAGCCGGGGTAGCCATTCCCATAAAACGGTTTACACTAAACCTAACGGGCGGCTCAGACATTACAGATCTGAACAATCAGCAACCGGTATCAACACTTGTAAATTCCTTGTACACTTTGTTTGAAAGGCAGAATTATCAAAAACTGTATCAAAAGCAATTCGCATCGGCGTCTCTATCGGGCCGGGTAACGGGTGGTTTGCAGGGCAGTATATATGCCGAATGGGCCAACCGCAGACCATTATCTAACTCAACTACTTATAGTTTCTTTAGTCCGCAAAATCACCAGTTCACGTCCAACAATCCGCTGGTGCCTGATCAGGATGTTCCGCTGTTCCCCGAAAATCAATCTTTTAGGGTAGGTTTGCGCGGCAGTTATGATTTTAGCAATAAATATGAGACTTATCCATCGGGCCGGCGGTACCTGCCTTCTAAATACCCTACCATCGGTATAAACTATGTAAAGGGGATCAAAAACGTATTTGGGTCTGATGTTGATTATGATTTGCTGAGCTTTGATGTATCAAAATCGGCCATTGATATGGGCTTTTATGGCAAAACATCATTCTTTGTTGGTGCAGGCAAGTTTTTAAATAACAACAAGCTGTTCTATCCGGATTATAAACAATTTAACGGCAACCAATTATTGGCCTATACACCCGGCATCAACCGGTTCCTGCTTTTAGATTATTATAATTTCAGCACGCCCGATAAATACCTCGAAGCGCACCTTGAGCATAACTTCATGGGCTTTATCACCAATAAAATACCCATCATCCGAAAGTTTAAGCTACAGGAAATTATTAATATTAACTACCTGTACACCCCCACCCTAAAAAACTATACCGAGCTGGGCTTTGGGCTACAATACATCAACATCAGGGCCATGTACGGCATATCATATAATAGTGGCAGCAAAGTAAATTCAGCTTTCAGACTCGGGATTAATTTTTAA
- a CDS encoding TNT domain-containing protein, which produces MKQLKVLLLAVLFVPFLAKAQQQQSKTTHHHSASSKHHAKSNGLVRGVTFNDFKASVSDFADSTKKLLADTAWKLWKQERWGELEKFFTANNLNGGWPPNRGAVNLKIVVLKAGLEIDRYGGYYDADSVFQDKGTFVSLKSVPFPQRALPDKTLSSPYRVYKVLKPIPNVREGKIIPWFSKPGLGIQDELPYTVNDLKKEGYIEEEKVNK; this is translated from the coding sequence ATGAAACAACTCAAAGTTCTGCTATTAGCAGTGTTGTTTGTCCCTTTCCTGGCAAAGGCTCAACAACAGCAATCAAAAACAACACATCATCATTCAGCAAGTTCAAAACATCATGCAAAAAGCAATGGCCTTGTAAGGGGAGTGACTTTTAATGATTTTAAAGCATCAGTATCGGACTTTGCCGACAGTACCAAAAAATTGCTTGCAGATACGGCCTGGAAGCTTTGGAAGCAAGAAAGATGGGGCGAACTCGAAAAGTTTTTTACAGCTAATAACCTTAATGGCGGATGGCCTCCGAACCGTGGTGCGGTAAATTTAAAAATAGTTGTTCTGAAAGCCGGCCTGGAAATTGATCGTTATGGAGGTTACTATGACGCCGATAGCGTTTTTCAGGATAAAGGAACTTTTGTGTCGTTAAAATCGGTACCTTTTCCGCAGCGGGCATTACCTGATAAAACCCTGAGTTCACCTTACCGGGTTTACAAGGTTTTAAAACCAATTCCGAATGTAAGGGAAGGTAAAATTATTCCGTGGTTTAGTAAACCAGGCTTAGGTATCCAGGATGAATTACCTTATACGGTTAATGATCTGAAAAAAGAAGGTTATATTGAAGAAGAAAAAGTAAATAAATAA
- the dapA gene encoding 4-hydroxy-tetrahydrodipicolinate synthase, whose amino-acid sequence MNKFYGTGVAMVTPFQADGQIDFEGLKNLIEHLIDGGVQYLVSLGTTGESATLNASERKQVWEFTAKIVNKRVTLVAGIGGNNTHEVVEQVKEFDVADYDAILSSSPHYNKPTQEGIYQHYKAIAQATPLPIILYNVPSRTGSTVSAATTVRLARDFKNIIGIKEASGNFDLFNQLMRDKPEEFLVISGDDPVTLPMMALGAVGVISVIGNALPKPLSVMVQLLLNNDYKAAQKIHSSLIEFTRLMFVEGNPAGAKCSLKHLSVCGDHLRLPLVPVSAATEELIIQETKKF is encoded by the coding sequence ATGAATAAATTTTACGGAACAGGGGTAGCCATGGTGACCCCTTTTCAGGCGGATGGGCAAATTGACTTCGAAGGTTTAAAAAATCTTATTGAACATTTGATTGATGGCGGGGTGCAATACCTTGTATCATTAGGTACAACAGGCGAGAGCGCCACATTGAATGCCAGCGAACGAAAGCAAGTGTGGGAATTTACAGCAAAGATTGTAAATAAGCGCGTAACACTGGTTGCCGGTATAGGTGGTAATAATACTCATGAGGTAGTTGAACAAGTAAAAGAATTTGACGTTGCCGATTATGATGCTATACTATCATCAAGCCCGCATTATAATAAGCCAACCCAGGAGGGTATTTACCAGCACTATAAAGCTATAGCGCAGGCTACACCGCTTCCTATAATTTTATATAACGTACCAAGCCGTACAGGCAGCACTGTAAGTGCAGCTACTACCGTTCGTTTGGCCCGCGATTTTAAGAATATCATAGGCATTAAGGAAGCTTCGGGTAATTTCGACTTGTTTAACCAACTGATGCGCGATAAACCGGAAGAATTTTTGGTAATTTCTGGCGACGATCCGGTTACCCTGCCTATGATGGCGCTGGGAGCTGTGGGGGTAATTTCGGTTATTGGCAATGCTTTACCCAAACCACTATCGGTAATGGTACAGTTGCTGCTTAACAACGATTATAAAGCAGCTCAAAAAATACACTCCAGTCTTATTGAATTTACAAGGCTTATGTTTGTTGAGGGTAACCCTGCCGGCGCTAAATGCTCATTAAAACATCTGAGTGTTTGCGGCGATCATTTACGGCTGCCGCTGGTGCCTGTAAGCGCCGCCACCGAAGAGCTCATTATACAGGAAACAAAAAAGTTTTAA
- a CDS encoding phospho-sugar mutase, with protein sequence MQELDPSVLQKVNTWLHGNYDADVKQQIQKLLDDKAYTELTDSFYRDLEFGTGGLRGIMGPGSNRINKYTIGAATQGLANYLKKTYPGEKIKVAIAHDSRNNADFFATTTAEVFSANGIHVYYFEALRPTPELSFAVRHLGCKSGVMLTASHNPKEYNGYKAYGADGGQFVAPHDKAVMDEVAAISSIDEVKFNRVDENIEVIGKEIDELYLTEITKLSVSPEAIKRQKDLKVVYSPIHGTGITLTPKALELFGFENVILVDEQTTPDGNFPTVVYPNPEEKEALTLALKKAQEVDADLVLATDPDADRVGIAVKNTENEFILLNGNQTGSMLINYLLTAWQDKGKLTGKEYIVKTIVTSNLIDAIAKAKNVTCFNTLTGFKYIGELMTQLQGKQTFIGGGEESYGYLVGELVRDKDAVVSSAFIAEMTAYYKDKGSSLFEALIDTYVQYGFYKEKLISITKKGKTGAEEIVAMMEKFRTNPPTTLGGSKVITLKDYEKRIETDLNTNTTKAIELPTSDVLQFITEDGSIISARPSGTEPKIKFYCSVNGKLASKEAYQETDKQLEAKIDGIMKDLGV encoded by the coding sequence ATGCAAGAATTAGACCCCTCCGTTCTACAGAAAGTAAACACATGGCTTCATGGAAATTACGACGCTGATGTTAAACAGCAAATTCAAAAACTGCTTGACGATAAAGCGTATACAGAATTAACCGATTCCTTTTACCGGGATCTTGAATTTGGAACTGGTGGTCTGCGTGGTATCATGGGACCAGGCTCAAACCGTATTAACAAGTACACCATTGGTGCTGCTACCCAGGGTTTGGCAAACTATCTGAAAAAAACATATCCCGGCGAAAAAATTAAGGTGGCTATTGCACACGACAGCCGTAACAATGCCGATTTTTTTGCGACCACTACTGCCGAGGTTTTTTCGGCAAATGGTATTCATGTGTATTATTTTGAAGCTCTGCGACCTACGCCGGAGCTTTCTTTCGCGGTGCGCCACTTGGGTTGCAAAAGCGGTGTAATGCTTACTGCATCGCATAACCCGAAGGAGTATAATGGTTATAAAGCTTATGGTGCCGATGGTGGCCAGTTTGTTGCACCGCATGATAAGGCCGTAATGGACGAAGTAGCCGCCATCAGCAGTATCGACGAGGTGAAGTTTAATCGCGTTGATGAAAATATTGAGGTAATTGGTAAGGAGATCGATGAGCTTTACCTGACTGAGATCACGAAACTTTCCGTATCGCCCGAAGCTATCAAAAGGCAAAAGGATCTTAAGGTTGTTTACTCCCCAATTCACGGTACCGGCATTACCCTTACGCCAAAAGCGCTGGAGCTTTTCGGTTTTGAAAACGTGATCCTGGTTGATGAACAAACTACGCCAGATGGTAATTTTCCGACCGTAGTATATCCCAACCCCGAAGAAAAAGAAGCTTTAACACTGGCTCTTAAAAAAGCGCAGGAAGTGGATGCCGACCTGGTACTGGCAACTGACCCGGATGCCGACCGTGTGGGTATTGCGGTTAAAAACACCGAAAACGAATTTATATTGCTTAACGGAAACCAAACCGGGAGCATGCTCATCAATTACCTGTTAACTGCCTGGCAGGATAAAGGTAAACTTACCGGTAAGGAATATATTGTTAAAACCATTGTAACCTCAAACCTGATTGATGCTATAGCGAAAGCCAAAAATGTTACCTGTTTTAATACATTGACAGGCTTTAAATATATTGGCGAACTGATGACTCAATTACAAGGTAAGCAAACCTTTATAGGCGGTGGTGAAGAAAGCTACGGTTACCTGGTAGGCGAGCTGGTACGTGATAAGGATGCCGTTGTTTCAAGCGCGTTCATTGCCGAAATGACTGCCTATTATAAAGATAAAGGCAGCAGCCTTTTTGAAGCTCTGATTGATACTTATGTACAATATGGTTTCTACAAAGAAAAGCTTATCTCTATTACCAAAAAAGGAAAAACCGGTGCCGAAGAGATTGTGGCGATGATGGAAAAATTCAGGACCAACCCGCCAACTACACTGGGTGGTTCGAAGGTGATTACTTTAAAAGATTACGAAAAACGAATAGAAACTGATCTGAACACCAACACTACCAAGGCTATCGAACTGCCAACATCTGATGTGCTGCAATTTATAACCGAAGATGGCAGCATTATTTCTGCCCGTCCATCAGGCACTGAGCCAAAAATTAAATTCTATTGCAGTGTGAACGGAAAGCTGGCCAGTAAAGAAGCTTATCAGGAAACAGATAAGCAACTGGAGGCAAAAATTGACGGTATTATGAAAGACCTGGGAGTTTAA
- a CDS encoding glycoside hydrolase family 125 protein: MLTRRHFIKLNGIATAGLSLGLTPSLFASTLPAFESQRPKLADRKFTSKAVEAIIQKVKKDIKDPELAWLFENCYPNTLDTTVNYSEEGGKPDTFVITGDINAMWMRDSSAQVWPYLPLIKTDPALKKLIQGVLSRQAKCVQIDPYANAFNQGPTGSEWDTDRTDMKPELHERKWEIDSLCYPVRLAYNYWKISGDTGFFDQSWQKAGKIILNTFKEQQRKEGKGPYHFQRKTETASDTAPNRGYGNPVKPVGLICSIFRPSDDATIYPFLIPSNYFAVTSLNQMAEMYATIGNDNTTAAACKALATEVDAALKKYAVAQHPKYGQILAFEVDGYGNQLFMDDSNVPSLLALPYLDSLPVTDVLYQNTRKFVLSEDNPYFFKGKIAEGIGGPHVGIGYIWPMAIIMRGLTSNNKDEITECLKMLKTTHAGTGFMHESFNKDNASDFTRKWFAWANTLFGELIIKIHQHYPDILQKTI; this comes from the coding sequence ATGCTTACCAGAAGACACTTTATAAAATTAAACGGCATTGCAACTGCGGGCCTGAGCCTTGGGCTTACGCCATCGTTGTTTGCCAGTACTTTACCTGCATTTGAAAGCCAGCGACCAAAACTGGCCGACCGTAAATTCACCAGCAAAGCGGTAGAGGCCATTATACAAAAAGTAAAAAAGGATATTAAAGATCCGGAACTTGCCTGGCTTTTTGAAAACTGCTATCCAAATACCCTGGATACTACAGTGAACTATTCAGAAGAGGGCGGTAAGCCTGATACCTTTGTAATTACAGGCGATATTAACGCCATGTGGATGCGCGATTCATCAGCGCAGGTTTGGCCCTATCTTCCGCTCATCAAGACAGATCCGGCGCTTAAAAAGCTTATCCAGGGGGTGCTGAGCCGCCAGGCGAAATGTGTGCAGATTGATCCTTATGCCAATGCCTTTAACCAGGGGCCGACCGGCAGCGAATGGGATACCGACCGCACCGATATGAAGCCCGAGCTGCATGAACGCAAATGGGAAATAGATTCATTATGCTACCCGGTAAGGCTTGCCTATAACTATTGGAAAATAAGCGGCGACACTGGATTCTTTGATCAAAGTTGGCAAAAGGCAGGTAAAATTATACTGAATACTTTTAAAGAACAGCAGCGCAAAGAAGGAAAAGGACCTTATCATTTTCAACGTAAAACCGAAACCGCATCAGATACTGCCCCTAACAGGGGGTATGGTAACCCGGTTAAGCCAGTTGGGTTAATCTGCTCCATATTCCGCCCTTCGGATGATGCAACTATTTATCCGTTCCTTATCCCGTCAAATTATTTTGCGGTTACCAGCCTCAACCAGATGGCCGAAATGTATGCTACCATCGGTAATGATAACACTACGGCGGCCGCCTGCAAAGCGCTGGCAACTGAGGTTGACGCTGCGCTGAAAAAATACGCGGTGGCACAGCACCCGAAATATGGCCAAATTTTGGCTTTTGAGGTTGACGGATACGGTAACCAGCTTTTTATGGACGATTCAAACGTGCCGAGCCTGCTGGCGCTGCCATATCTCGACTCCTTGCCGGTAACTGATGTGCTGTACCAAAACACGCGCAAGTTTGTTTTAAGTGAGGATAATCCATACTTCTTCAAAGGCAAAATAGCCGAAGGCATTGGCGGCCCACATGTGGGTATAGGTTATATATGGCCTATGGCTATTATTATGCGTGGATTAACATCAAATAACAAGGATGAGATTACAGAATGCCTTAAAATGTTAAAAACCACACATGCAGGTACGGGCTTTATGCATGAGTCGTTTAATAAGGATAACGCATCTGACTTTACACGTAAGTGGTTTGCATGGGCCAATACTTTATTTGGAGAACTGATTATAAAAATACATCAGCATTACCCCGATATATTGCAAAAAACCATTTAA
- a CDS encoding histone H1: MKKFTEVKELVASLEADADKFYNKGNSAAGTRVRKGMQDLKNLAQAIRLEVQEAKNKEVK; this comes from the coding sequence ATGAAAAAATTTACTGAAGTAAAAGAGCTCGTAGCATCTTTGGAAGCTGACGCCGACAAATTCTACAACAAAGGAAACAGCGCTGCCGGAACCCGTGTTCGTAAAGGCATGCAAGATCTTAAAAACCTGGCACAGGCTATCCGTCTGGAAGTGCAGGAAGCGAAAAATAAAGAAGTTAAGTAA
- the ligA gene encoding NAD-dependent DNA ligase LigA, which translates to MSAAEAKKQIQALTTELKQHNYNYYVLAMPTISDFDFDKKLEQLNKLEREFPEFADPDSPTQKVGGDITKEFVTVRHRWPMLSLGNTYNEQELLEFDQRIRKAIGDNFEYVCELKFDGLSMSLTYEQGKLVRAVTRGDGVQGDEVTTNVRTINTIPKRLHEGNYPDYFDIRGEVFMHRKAFERLNNERLENGEVAYANPRNFASGTIKMQDSAEVARRPLDCFLYFLYTEKPLFKTHWESLQAVKTWGFHVNDHSRLCGTIDEVLQFIAKWDKDRFDLSYDIDGIVIKINNYSQQQELGFTAKSPRWAISYKFKAERVETELISVSYQVGRTGAVTPVANLKPVLLAGTTVKRATLHNANEILRLDLHEGDTVFVEKGGEIIPKIISVNPDKRKSESLPIVYRTTCPVCNTHLERKEGEAAFYCPNDEGCRPQIVGKMQHFIGRKAMNIDGLGDETIEALYTRGYIRHISDIYKLHDRAEELKQMERFGDKSITNMLDGIEKSKQMPFEKVLFGLGIRYIGETVAKKLAMHFKTIDHLMAATQEELTAAEEIGERIAQSITEYFSNEKHRQEIEKLKELGLQFVAEEKEVKLASEKLTGQSFIISGVFEKFSRDELKDLIELNGGKILSSISAKLNYLVAGDNMGPAKLEKAQKLNIPIISDEELLAMIY; encoded by the coding sequence ATGTCAGCAGCCGAAGCTAAAAAACAAATCCAGGCATTAACCACCGAATTAAAACAGCACAATTACAATTATTATGTGCTGGCCATGCCTACCATTTCCGATTTTGATTTCGACAAGAAACTGGAACAACTGAACAAGCTCGAAAGGGAATTCCCTGAGTTTGCCGATCCCGATTCGCCAACCCAAAAAGTAGGTGGTGATATCACCAAGGAATTTGTAACGGTGAGGCACCGCTGGCCCATGTTATCATTAGGCAATACTTATAACGAGCAGGAACTGCTTGAATTTGACCAGCGCATCCGCAAGGCCATAGGCGATAATTTTGAATACGTTTGTGAACTTAAGTTTGATGGCTTGTCAATGAGTTTAACTTACGAGCAAGGTAAACTGGTACGTGCAGTTACCCGCGGCGATGGTGTACAGGGTGATGAGGTTACGACCAATGTACGCACCATTAACACCATACCCAAACGCCTGCATGAAGGCAACTATCCTGACTATTTTGATATTCGCGGCGAAGTTTTTATGCACCGCAAAGCCTTTGAGCGCCTCAACAACGAACGTTTGGAGAACGGAGAGGTTGCTTATGCCAATCCGCGTAACTTTGCCTCTGGTACCATAAAAATGCAGGATTCGGCTGAGGTGGCCCGGCGCCCGCTTGACTGCTTCCTTTATTTTTTATATACCGAGAAACCATTATTTAAAACCCATTGGGAAAGTCTGCAAGCTGTTAAAACCTGGGGCTTCCATGTTAACGACCACAGCCGCCTGTGTGGCACCATTGATGAAGTATTACAATTTATAGCCAAGTGGGATAAAGACAGGTTTGATTTGAGTTATGATATTGATGGTATAGTAATAAAAATAAATAACTACTCGCAACAGCAGGAGCTCGGCTTCACTGCCAAATCGCCGCGCTGGGCCATATCTTATAAATTCAAAGCCGAACGCGTTGAAACCGAACTGATTAGCGTAAGCTACCAGGTGGGCCGTACCGGTGCTGTAACTCCGGTTGCCAATTTAAAACCAGTGTTACTGGCAGGCACTACAGTAAAACGCGCTACCCTGCACAATGCCAACGAGATCCTCAGGCTCGATTTACATGAGGGGGATACCGTTTTTGTTGAAAAAGGCGGTGAGATCATTCCAAAGATCATCAGCGTAAATCCTGATAAAAGAAAGTCAGAAAGCTTACCTATAGTATATCGAACCACCTGCCCTGTTTGCAATACTCATCTTGAGCGTAAAGAAGGTGAAGCCGCATTTTATTGCCCAAATGATGAAGGCTGCCGTCCGCAAATAGTAGGTAAAATGCAACATTTTATAGGCCGTAAAGCCATGAACATTGATGGCCTGGGCGATGAAACCATTGAAGCCTTATACACTCGTGGATACATCAGGCATATCAGTGACATTTATAAACTCCATGACCGCGCCGAAGAATTAAAACAAATGGAACGTTTTGGTGATAAGTCTATTACCAACATGCTCGATGGTATTGAAAAGTCAAAACAAATGCCGTTTGAAAAAGTGCTGTTTGGCTTGGGTATACGTTATATAGGCGAAACGGTTGCAAAAAAACTGGCTATGCACTTTAAAACCATAGACCACCTGATGGCTGCTACCCAGGAAGAGCTGACAGCCGCCGAAGAAATTGGCGAACGCATTGCCCAAAGTATAACTGAGTATTTCAGCAACGAAAAACACCGGCAGGAAATTGAAAAACTAAAAGAATTGGGCCTTCAATTTGTAGCTGAGGAAAAAGAAGTTAAGCTGGCCAGCGAAAAATTAACAGGTCAAAGTTTTATCATATCAGGTGTATTTGAAAAATTTTCGCGTGATGAGTTGAAAGACCTGATTGAGCTAAATGGTGGTAAAATATTAAGCAGCATATCGGCAAAATTAAATTACCTGGTTGCTGGTGATAACATGGGACCGGCTAAATTGGAAAAAGCTCAAAAACTAAACATCCCGATCATTAGCGATGAAGAACTACTGGCTATGATTTATTAA
- a CDS encoding aminotransferase class I/II-fold pyridoxal phosphate-dependent enzyme — protein sequence MDLFDKITKSLGGPIGQHQKWSHGYFSFPKLEGEIGPHMQFNGKDHLIWSLNNYLGLANHPEVRQADAQAAADYGMAYPMGARMMSGNSVHHEELENNLATFVGKQAAFLLNYGYQGMVSIIDSLVDRNDVIVYDAESHACIIDGVRLHMGKRFVYQHNDLESCEKQLERATRLAEQTGGGILLITEGVFGMSGVQGKLKEIVELKKKFDFRLLVDDAHGFGTMGKTGAGTHEEQGCIDGVDVYFGTFAKSMAGIGAFVAADEQIIHFLRYNMRSQTFAKALPMPMVMGLKKRFELLKSKPELREKLWLIATTLQKGLKERGFDLGMSNSMVTPVFLKGDLYEATSLTRDLRENYGIFCSIVIYPVIPKGLIVLRIIPTAAHSLDDVQRTLDAYSEMAEKLKAGYYKENKLEIA from the coding sequence TTGGATTTATTTGATAAAATAACAAAAAGTTTGGGTGGCCCTATCGGTCAGCACCAAAAATGGTCACATGGTTATTTTTCATTTCCTAAGCTGGAAGGGGAGATCGGGCCGCATATGCAGTTTAATGGCAAAGATCATTTGATCTGGAGCCTGAACAATTACCTGGGTTTGGCCAATCATCCCGAAGTAAGGCAAGCCGATGCACAGGCTGCAGCCGATTATGGAATGGCTTATCCTATGGGCGCCCGCATGATGTCTGGTAACTCTGTGCATCACGAAGAGCTGGAGAACAACCTGGCTACTTTTGTGGGTAAACAAGCCGCTTTTTTACTGAACTATGGTTATCAGGGCATGGTATCAATCATTGATTCGCTGGTTGACAGGAATGACGTGATTGTATATGATGCCGAATCGCATGCATGTATTATTGATGGTGTGCGCTTGCATATGGGTAAACGCTTTGTTTACCAGCACAATGATCTCGAAAGCTGCGAAAAGCAACTGGAACGCGCTACCCGTTTAGCCGAACAAACCGGCGGCGGCATATTGCTGATTACCGAAGGGGTTTTTGGCATGTCGGGCGTACAGGGCAAACTGAAAGAGATTGTTGAACTTAAAAAGAAATTTGATTTCCGTTTACTGGTTGATGATGCGCATGGTTTTGGTACCATGGGTAAAACAGGCGCCGGTACCCACGAGGAGCAAGGTTGTATTGATGGTGTGGATGTGTACTTTGGTACTTTCGCAAAATCAATGGCTGGCATTGGCGCTTTTGTGGCTGCCGATGAACAGATAATTCATTTCCTGCGTTATAATATGCGCTCGCAAACATTTGCAAAAGCTTTGCCTATGCCAATGGTAATGGGGCTAAAAAAGCGTTTTGAACTGCTAAAATCAAAACCTGAGCTGCGCGAGAAACTTTGGTTAATCGCAACCACACTGCAAAAAGGTTTAAAAGAACGTGGTTTTGATTTAGGTATGAGCAATAGCATGGTTACCCCGGTATTTTTAAAAGGCGACCTGTACGAGGCTACCAGCCTTACCCGCGACCTGCGCGAGAACTATGGTATATTTTGCTCCATAGTAATTTACCCGGTTATTCCTAAAGGCTTAATTGTACTGCGTATAATACCTACCGCCGCTCATTCGTTGGACGACGTACAACGCACCCTTGATGCTTATAGCGAAATGGCTGAGAAACTGAAAGCAGGTTATTACAAAGAAAATAAACTGGAGATAGCATAA